From the Acidilutibacter cellobiosedens genome, one window contains:
- a CDS encoding RluA family pseudouridine synthase: MDIVEIYVGEEDGERIDSYLAQELNNVSRSYVQGLIKNQLITVNGNHVKPKHIVKEGEHIIVNIPPPKVLDIKPQNIPIDIVYEDKDIGVINKPQGMVVHPAPGNYSNTLVNALLYHMDSLSSINGIIRPGIVHRIDKDTSGLLIIAKNDTSHRVLSEDLKSHSIDRIYTALVHGNIKEDDGTIDKPIGRDPKNRKKMAVVYENGRKAVTHFKVLKRYGKYTLLKLKLETGRTHQIRVHMAYINHPVVGDPLYSNFKEEFKLKGQLLHAGKIVFNHPVSGKHMEFTCDIPEYFKRVLKILDIKEGE, from the coding sequence ATGGATATAGTTGAAATATATGTAGGGGAAGAAGATGGAGAGAGAATAGATTCTTACTTAGCCCAAGAACTAAATAATGTATCAAGAAGCTACGTTCAAGGCCTTATTAAAAATCAATTGATTACGGTAAACGGAAATCACGTCAAACCAAAGCATATAGTCAAAGAAGGAGAGCATATAATAGTAAATATTCCTCCTCCTAAGGTTTTGGATATAAAACCTCAAAATATTCCTATTGATATTGTATATGAAGATAAGGATATAGGGGTAATTAATAAACCTCAAGGAATGGTGGTTCATCCCGCACCAGGGAATTATTCCAATACTTTAGTCAATGCTCTTCTTTATCACATGGACAGTCTGTCGTCAATTAATGGGATTATAAGGCCCGGAATAGTTCATAGGATTGATAAGGATACGTCTGGGCTTCTTATTATAGCGAAGAATGACACATCCCATAGAGTATTATCGGAAGATTTGAAATCTCATTCCATAGATAGAATTTATACGGCTTTGGTTCATGGAAATATAAAAGAAGATGATGGAACTATAGATAAGCCTATAGGCAGAGATCCCAAAAACAGAAAGAAGATGGCGGTAGTTTACGAGAATGGTAGAAAAGCCGTTACTCATTTTAAGGTACTAAAGAGATACGGAAAATATACTTTATTAAAACTAAAATTGGAAACAGGAAGAACTCATCAAATAAGGGTTCACATGGCATATATCAATCATCCTGTAGTGGGAGACCCTCTTTATTCGAATTTTAAGGAGGAATTTAAATTAAAGGGACAACTTCTTCATGCAGGGAAAATTGTTTTTAATCATCCCGTTAGTGGGAAGCATATGGAATTTACTTGTGATATTCCTGAATATTTTAAAAGGGTACTTAAAATATTGGATATAAAAGAAGGAGAATGA
- the pyrR gene encoding bifunctional pyr operon transcriptional regulator/uracil phosphoribosyltransferase PyrR: MNTKALIMNEKAIQRAITRIANEIIEKNKGTNDLIFVGIKTRGVPFAERLSSKIFEIEGIKLSVVVLDITFYRDDLTKIYKDPIVKNNSIDVDIDNKTIILCDDVIFTGRTVRAALDALIDKGRPKRVQLAVLIDRGHREFPIRPDYVGKNVPTKKSEVISVQFKETDKLEQVIIKE, translated from the coding sequence ATGAATACAAAAGCTCTAATAATGAACGAAAAGGCAATTCAAAGAGCTATTACAAGAATTGCCAATGAAATAATTGAAAAAAACAAGGGGACCAATGATTTAATCTTTGTGGGAATTAAAACAAGAGGAGTTCCCTTTGCCGAGAGATTATCATCAAAAATATTTGAAATAGAGGGAATAAAACTTTCTGTTGTAGTTTTAGATATTACTTTTTACAGGGACGATCTGACGAAAATTTATAAAGATCCCATAGTAAAAAATAACAGCATAGATGTTGATATTGATAATAAGACAATAATATTATGTGATGACGTTATTTTTACGGGAAGAACCGTAAGAGCAGCATTAGATGCGTTAATAGATAAGGGAAGGCCTAAAAGAGTCCAGCTAGCGGTATTAATAGACAGAGGTCATAGAGAATTTCCCATAAGGCCCGATTATGTAGGCAAGAATGTGCCTACTAAAAAAAGTGAAGTTATAAGTGTACAATTTAAAGAGACGGATAAATTGGAACAGGTAATTATTAAAGAATAG
- a CDS encoding Rqc2 family fibronectin-binding protein: MSFDGIVTRALVKELNENICGGRIDKIYQQEKDEILVHIHNKGENYKLLISVSSNNSRAYLTKTSKLNPDNPPMFCMLLRKHIQGGYILNIEQFQLDRVISMDIQSPNEMGELTVKTLIFELMGKWSNIILIEKSTKKIIDSIKRVPEGVSRIRQILPGLIYEYPPSEEKLNPLNLDKKSFSERIDNTNKNSQIYKFFYKNYTGLSPLVSREICYRANINGDNLLSSVSNEEMEKIFLSFSDLIKGVNTNNFTPNIINAKSLGKVFFHALDILQFNHFPKEYDNSMSKILEKFYEKRDISDRISQKSSSIKKIIETKMERSRNKLLKQKKELVEAQKRDIYKIYADLISANIYKIDKGIKEINLENFYDENSEVISIPLDVKLSPSQNAQKYYKKYAKLKNAAKLLDQQIPQTEEEISYLENVMIGIENCTDITELDEIKEELFNEGYIKSNPRNKKKKETIVSKPYHFISSDGIDIFVGKNNKQNDYLTLKFANREDLWLHGKNIPGSHVIIRFNENIPETTIIEGATLAAYFSRGKNSQNVSVDYTLKKYVKKPKGSKPGMVIYENYKTIYVNPDKDIIEKMKRAE; encoded by the coding sequence ATGTCTTTTGATGGAATAGTTACAAGAGCTTTAGTAAAAGAATTAAATGAAAATATATGCGGAGGAAGAATCGATAAGATATATCAGCAGGAAAAAGATGAAATACTTGTTCATATTCATAACAAAGGAGAAAATTACAAGCTTCTTATTTCAGTCAGCAGCAATAATTCCCGTGCTTACCTGACTAAAACTTCAAAATTAAATCCTGATAATCCTCCTATGTTTTGTATGCTTCTCAGAAAACATATTCAGGGAGGGTATATATTAAATATCGAACAGTTTCAACTGGATAGAGTTATATCCATGGATATTCAATCTCCCAATGAGATGGGAGAATTAACCGTTAAAACTTTAATATTTGAATTAATGGGAAAATGGAGCAATATAATACTTATAGAAAAATCCACAAAAAAGATTATTGACTCAATTAAAAGAGTTCCGGAAGGAGTAAGCAGAATAAGGCAGATACTTCCGGGATTAATATATGAATACCCACCCTCTGAAGAAAAATTAAATCCTTTAAATTTAGATAAGAAAAGTTTTTCAGAAAGAATTGATAATACAAATAAGAACAGTCAAATATATAAATTCTTTTATAAAAATTATACGGGATTAAGCCCTTTAGTCAGTAGAGAAATATGCTACAGAGCAAATATTAACGGAGACAATTTATTGTCTTCAGTTAGCAATGAAGAAATGGAAAAAATATTTTTATCCTTCTCTGATCTAATAAAAGGTGTAAATACAAATAACTTTACCCCTAATATTATAAATGCAAAGTCTTTAGGCAAGGTATTCTTTCATGCCCTGGACATATTACAATTTAATCATTTTCCTAAAGAATACGATAATTCCATGAGTAAAATATTAGAAAAATTCTATGAAAAAAGGGATATATCAGATAGGATTTCCCAGAAGTCCTCATCTATTAAAAAGATAATCGAAACAAAGATGGAAAGATCAAGGAACAAACTTCTCAAGCAAAAGAAGGAACTGGTTGAAGCTCAAAAAAGGGATATATATAAGATATATGCAGATTTAATATCTGCCAATATTTATAAAATAGATAAAGGAATTAAGGAAATAAATTTAGAAAACTTTTATGATGAAAATTCAGAGGTAATTTCTATTCCTTTAGATGTAAAATTGTCCCCGTCACAAAACGCGCAAAAATACTATAAAAAATACGCAAAATTAAAAAATGCCGCAAAGCTTCTTGACCAGCAAATACCTCAAACCGAAGAAGAAATATCATATTTGGAAAATGTAATGATAGGAATAGAAAACTGTACAGATATAACTGAATTAGATGAAATCAAAGAGGAATTATTTAATGAAGGATATATAAAAAGCAATCCAAGGAATAAAAAGAAAAAGGAAACTATTGTTTCAAAACCATATCATTTTATTTCTTCAGATGGCATTGATATCTTCGTAGGCAAAAATAATAAACAAAACGATTATCTGACCTTAAAATTTGCGAACAGAGAGGATTTATGGCTTCACGGAAAGAATATTCCCGGAAGTCATGTGATAATAAGATTTAATGAAAATATACCTGAAACAACTATAATAGAGGGAGCCACATTGGCGGCTTATTTCAGCAGAGGAAAAAATTCTCAAAATGTCTCTGTAGATTATACTTTGAAAAAATATGTTAAAAAACCAAAGGGTTCAAAGCCCGGAATGGTAATATATGAAAATTACAAAACCATATATGTAAATCCGGATAAAGATATAATTGAAAAGATGAAAAGAGCGGAATAA
- a CDS encoding YicC/YloC family endoribonuclease, which yields MVQWFIIVAERMIDNTMIKSMTGFGRGESSDGIHSFTVEIKTLNHRYNDIVIKMPKHIGYLEERVKKIIKKYIIRGRVEVYINLEYINETNVDINVDIPLAKSYKSALERVAEELNIEEKITLDNIVSIPEIIKIQRKEEDEEVIWNCLKPAVEDAVDYIMNMRIKEGEELKKDVLLKINNFKEIIKSIEKKAPFIVNEYKEGLRKRVSELLGDEFNLDEEKLMNEVVFFADKSNINEEIVRLYSHINQFESSLELNESVGRKLDFLIQEMNREINTIGSKVNDIEVNSCVVEAKSELEKIREQVQNFE from the coding sequence GTGGTACAATGGTTTATAATAGTAGCGGAAAGGATGATAGATAATACCATGATAAAAAGTATGACTGGTTTTGGAAGAGGAGAAAGCAGCGATGGTATACATAGTTTCACTGTGGAGATTAAAACTCTGAATCATAGGTATAATGATATTGTTATCAAAATGCCCAAACATATTGGATATCTGGAAGAGAGAGTAAAGAAGATAATTAAGAAGTATATAATCAGGGGAAGAGTTGAAGTATATATAAATTTAGAGTATATTAATGAAACAAATGTAGATATTAATGTGGATATACCTCTTGCTAAATCATACAAATCCGCCTTGGAGAGAGTTGCTGAGGAATTGAATATTGAAGAAAAAATAACTTTAGATAATATTGTAAGCATACCTGAAATTATAAAGATTCAGAGAAAAGAAGAGGATGAAGAGGTAATATGGAATTGCCTTAAACCTGCCGTAGAGGATGCGGTAGATTATATTATGAATATGAGAATTAAGGAAGGCGAGGAGCTTAAAAAAGATGTGTTGTTAAAAATAAATAACTTTAAAGAAATAATAAAGAGTATAGAGAAAAAAGCTCCTTTCATAGTAAACGAATATAAAGAGGGATTAAGAAAAAGAGTTTCAGAGCTATTGGGGGATGAGTTTAATTTAGATGAAGAGAAATTAATGAATGAAGTGGTATTTTTTGCTGATAAGAGCAATATAAATGAGGAGATTGTAAGGCTTTACAGCCATATAAATCAGTTTGAGTCAAGTCTGGAATTAAACGAGTCCGTAGGAAGAAAATTAGATTTTTTAATTCAAGAGATGAACAGGGAAATAAATACTATTGGTTCAAAGGTGAATGATATAGAAGTAAACAGTTGTGTTGTGGAAGCAAAGAGTGAATTGGAGAAAATCAGAGAGCAAGTACAAAATTTTGAATAA
- the remA gene encoding extracellular matrix/biofilm regulator RemA — protein MKLVNIGFGNIVSANRIIAIVSPESAPIKRMIQEARDRGILIDATYGRRTRAVIITDSDHVILSAVQPETVAHRFNDKDNFDGDID, from the coding sequence ATTAAGTTAGTTAATATAGGTTTTGGAAATATTGTTTCAGCAAACAGGATAATTGCAATTGTTAGCCCCGAATCAGCTCCAATTAAAAGGATGATTCAGGAAGCAAGGGACAGAGGAATATTAATTGATGCTACTTATGGAAGAAGAACAAGGGCAGTTATTATAACTGACAGTGACCATGTTATTCTTTCTGCAGTTCAGCCTGAAACTGTAGCCCATAGATTTAATGATAAGGATAATTTTGATGGTGATATAGATTAG
- the gmk gene encoding guanylate kinase: MSKGLLIVISGPSGCGKGTICEELLNRNKSLSVSVSATTRSPRKGEEYGENYFYMDEKKFQEMVDNDEFLEYAFVHNHYYGTPKQFVFEKLKKGEDIILEIDVQGALNVKKIYPEGVFIFILPPSIDELKNRIVKRGTENLRDIALRLRNAYEELNKAFEYEYLVINDEVPNAVRKIEAIIIAEKCRAVRQRSVIKSILD; this comes from the coding sequence ATGAGCAAGGGACTTTTAATTGTTATATCGGGGCCATCAGGATGTGGTAAAGGAACAATATGTGAAGAACTACTTAACAGAAATAAATCATTAAGTGTTTCTGTCTCGGCAACTACTCGTTCTCCGAGAAAGGGAGAAGAATACGGAGAAAATTATTTTTATATGGATGAAAAAAAATTTCAAGAGATGGTAGATAATGATGAATTTTTGGAATATGCTTTTGTTCACAACCATTACTATGGAACTCCTAAACAATTTGTTTTTGAAAAATTGAAAAAAGGTGAAGATATTATTTTGGAAATAGATGTTCAAGGAGCATTAAATGTAAAGAAAATATATCCCGAAGGAGTTTTTATATTCATACTTCCGCCTTCAATAGATGAACTCAAAAATAGAATAGTAAAAAGGGGAACAGAAAACCTTAGAGATATAGCCTTAAGACTTCGCAATGCTTATGAAGAATTAAACAAGGCTTTTGAGTATGAATATCTTGTCATAAACGATGAAGTTCCGAATGCAGTCAGAAAAATTGAGGCGATAATAATTGCCGAAAAATGCAGAGCAGTGAGACAGCGTTCTGTAATTAAATCAATTTTAGATTAA
- the rpoZ gene encoding DNA-directed RNA polymerase subunit omega → MFYTSINELAKKADSRYTLVILASKRARQIVDGSKPYIATDSTKPVSIAIEEIAEGKITYRRPEIKGIK, encoded by the coding sequence ATGTTTTATACATCTATTAATGAGTTGGCTAAAAAAGCTGACAGCAGATATACCCTTGTTATTCTTGCGTCTAAAAGAGCAAGGCAGATAGTTGATGGCTCGAAGCCATATATTGCTACAGATTCTACGAAACCTGTTTCTATAGCTATTGAGGAAATAGCCGAGGGGAAAATAACCTATAGAAGACCTGAAATTAAGGGAATAAAGTAG
- the coaBC gene encoding bifunctional phosphopantothenoylcysteine decarboxylase/phosphopantothenate--cysteine ligase CoaBC — translation MLNGKNILIGVSGGIACYKVCDVVSRLKKLNSNVDVIMTKSAVEFVSPLTFQTLSQNFVYVDMFKEPKTFEVEHISLAKKADIVLIAPATGNIIGKIASGIADDMLTTVIMATRAKVIFAPAMNMNMYTNPIVQDNIKKLSEMGYEFIKPGKGRLACGDYGEGKMAEPEIIVDYILNSFHKDDLKDKKIVITAGPTIEPLDPVRYMTNFSSGKMGYALAEEAEKRGGKVVLITGPVNLTPPYGVGIIKINTTIEMLNAVEKNFDDCDILIKAAAPLDYRPETVSKDKIKKNGESLQLKFVPNPDIAAYFGKLKKNQIIVGFAAETNNVIEYAKEKLKKKNFDFIVVNDISKDGAGFRTDTNIVSIIDNKDVVDNYPLMEKRKLAGIILDKAVELISKRDKL, via the coding sequence ATGTTAAATGGTAAAAATATACTGATAGGAGTAAGCGGAGGGATTGCATGTTATAAGGTATGTGATGTGGTAAGCAGGCTTAAAAAACTTAATTCAAATGTAGATGTGATTATGACAAAATCTGCTGTGGAATTTGTTTCTCCATTGACATTTCAAACCTTATCCCAAAATTTTGTTTATGTTGATATGTTTAAAGAGCCAAAGACTTTTGAAGTGGAACATATTTCTCTTGCCAAAAAAGCGGATATTGTTCTGATTGCTCCTGCCACGGGAAATATAATAGGCAAGATTGCAAGCGGAATAGCTGACGATATGCTCACGACGGTTATTATGGCTACCAGAGCAAAAGTTATCTTTGCTCCGGCAATGAATATGAATATGTATACAAACCCTATAGTTCAGGATAATATAAAGAAGCTTTCAGAAATGGGATATGAGTTTATAAAACCAGGGAAGGGAAGACTTGCTTGTGGAGATTATGGAGAAGGCAAGATGGCGGAGCCTGAAATTATAGTGGATTATATATTGAATTCATTTCATAAAGATGATTTAAAAGACAAGAAAATAGTCATAACTGCAGGACCTACAATAGAACCTTTAGATCCGGTGAGATATATGACTAATTTTTCCAGCGGCAAAATGGGATATGCCTTAGCTGAAGAAGCTGAAAAGAGAGGTGGAAAGGTTGTCCTCATAACCGGTCCGGTAAATTTGACCCCGCCTTACGGGGTAGGAATAATAAAAATTAATACTACTATTGAAATGTTAAATGCAGTTGAAAAAAATTTTGATGATTGCGATATTTTGATAAAGGCTGCTGCTCCTTTGGATTATAGACCGGAAACCGTAAGCAAAGATAAAATTAAGAAAAACGGGGAAAGTCTACAGCTTAAATTTGTTCCGAACCCGGATATAGCAGCTTATTTTGGGAAACTTAAAAAAAACCAAATTATAGTGGGGTTTGCTGCAGAAACAAATAATGTCATAGAGTATGCTAAAGAAAAACTGAAAAAGAAAAATTTCGACTTCATAGTTGTTAATGATATTTCCAAAGATGGCGCAGGATTTAGAACGGATACAAATATAGTCTCAATAATTGATAATAAAGATGTGGTTGACAATTATCCTCTAATGGAAAAAAGAAAATTAGCGGGAATTATATTGGATAAAGCAGTGGAATTGATTAGCAAAAGAGATAAGTTATAA